One part of the Leptolyngbya sp. FACHB-261 genome encodes these proteins:
- a CDS encoding AraC family transcriptional regulator: protein MKRIQDEATFWQDPELDGVEILHAHYVTQSFSRHTHNAFVISLIEQGEGAFWYRGSLRHSSAGSLGLLNPDEPHTGHVLGNIGWTYRALYVDPGLLLRVAQDIAERPWNGCWFPEPVVQDRRVAQSIRTLHRLLIEPSSTLERESALLVALSQLLLRHAERPPSLQRRGPEHRAVTQVREYIDVCYAENLSLQKLAALAQLNPFHLAQVFRKTVGLPPHAYLNQVRVARARTLIVAGEPIAQAAQATGFVDQSHLTRRFKQVLGFTPGQLFKRS from the coding sequence ATGAAGCGAATTCAGGACGAGGCAACGTTTTGGCAGGATCCCGAACTTGATGGTGTTGAAATTCTCCACGCCCATTACGTTACGCAATCCTTCAGCCGACATACTCACAATGCCTTTGTAATCAGTTTGATTGAGCAAGGTGAGGGTGCGTTTTGGTATCGAGGGAGCCTGCGCCATTCCTCGGCAGGAAGCCTTGGGCTATTGAATCCAGATGAACCCCACACTGGACATGTTCTCGGCAACATTGGCTGGACGTATCGGGCACTTTACGTCGATCCAGGGTTGCTGCTGCGAGTTGCCCAAGACATTGCTGAGCGGCCTTGGAATGGCTGCTGGTTTCCAGAACCGGTTGTTCAAGATCGACGCGTGGCTCAATCAATACGGACGCTTCATCGGCTGTTGATTGAGCCGAGTTCTACCCTGGAACGGGAGTCGGCTTTGCTGGTTGCCCTGTCTCAACTTCTGCTCCGCCATGCAGAACGTCCCCCTAGCTTGCAACGAAGAGGCCCAGAACATCGTGCGGTTACCCAGGTGCGGGAATACATTGATGTTTGCTATGCAGAAAACTTGTCACTCCAAAAACTGGCTGCACTTGCTCAGTTGAACCCCTTTCATCTGGCGCAAGTTTTTCGCAAAACCGTGGGACTGCCGCCCCATGCCTATCTCAATCAAGTGCGAGTGGCGCGTGCCAGAACCTTGATTGTGGCTGGTGAGCCGATTGCGCAGGCAGCCCAAGCCACAGGTTTTGTCGATCAAAGCCATTTGACTCGTCGTTTTAAGCAGGTACTCGGCTTTACTCCTGGACAGTTATTCAAACGTTCTTAG
- a CDS encoding Uma2 family endonuclease, with product MRYRSLKLNGYASAGKNRYSPEEYLELEVDSEERHEYIDGEIARMTGGTPNHNQIAGNLYAALNFALKRQPYRVFVTDQRLWIPKKLNPILYSIPNLAR from the coding sequence TTGAGGTATCGGAGTTTAAAATTAAATGGTTATGCAAGCGCAGGAAAAAATCGCTATTCCCCTGAAGAATACTTAGAGCTAGAGGTTGATTCAGAAGAACGTCATGAGTATATTGATGGTGAAATTGCTCGGATGACAGGTGGTACGCCGAACCATAATCAAATTGCTGGCAACCTCTATGCAGCTCTAAATTTTGCCTTAAAGCGACAACCCTATCGAGTTTTTGTAACTGACCAACGTCTCTGGATCCCCAAGAAACTTAACCCTATCCTCTATTCCATTCCAAATCTTGCTCGCTGA
- a CDS encoding AraC family transcriptional regulator: protein MEPTKEFVKLWVPADTCGIELFSARLLKHTYAKHMHESYTIGINDGGQGAYAYRGETHTVYPGSLNLLNPGEVHTGGAVTDAGWAYRNLYVDVLLLQKVIGQTEWRGKGLPYFPKTAVWDEGVRKLVQRLFTAFEHPTSKLERDSLLLCTLSKLISNHADEHCELRPVGKELTAVEKVRNYLEAHYAADVSIDELAQLANLSPYYLIRTFHHSVGIPPHAYQRQIRVLRAKQALRTSRQSISEVALTNGFFDQSHFNRLFKRTFGITPGQYRHSLLSG from the coding sequence ATGGAGCCAACCAAAGAGTTCGTTAAATTATGGGTACCCGCTGACACCTGCGGCATTGAACTCTTTAGTGCAAGGCTGCTGAAGCATACTTATGCTAAGCACATGCACGAAAGCTATACCATCGGCATCAATGATGGGGGACAGGGAGCATACGCCTACCGAGGCGAAACCCACACCGTTTATCCAGGTAGTCTCAATCTGCTCAATCCTGGCGAAGTTCACACGGGGGGTGCCGTCACAGACGCTGGTTGGGCCTATCGCAACCTTTATGTTGATGTACTGCTTTTGCAAAAAGTGATTGGGCAAACCGAGTGGCGGGGTAAAGGGCTGCCCTATTTTCCTAAAACAGCCGTGTGGGACGAAGGAGTCAGGAAGCTAGTTCAGCGGTTGTTCACGGCTTTCGAACATCCCACCTCCAAACTTGAGCGCGATTCGCTGCTGCTATGCACCCTCTCTAAGCTCATATCCAACCATGCGGATGAACACTGCGAACTGCGACCCGTGGGCAAAGAGCTAACGGCGGTAGAAAAGGTACGCAACTACCTCGAAGCTCATTATGCTGCTGATGTGTCTATCGATGAACTGGCGCAATTGGCAAATCTCAGCCCCTATTACTTAATCCGCACCTTTCATCACAGTGTCGGTATACCTCCCCATGCCTATCAACGTCAGATTCGAGTTTTAAGAGCTAAGCAGGCATTGCGGACAAGCCGACAATCGATTAGTGAGGTGGCGTTAACTAACGGCTTCTTCGACCAAAGCCACTTCAATCGCCTGTTCAAACGGACATTTGGCATAACCCCAGGCCAGTACCGGCACAGTTTGCTCAGTGGCTGA
- the leuA gene encoding 2-isopropylmalate synthase: MHKLPFYKYRPFTAITLPDRQWPSRVIEQAPLWCSVDLRDGNQALVVPMTLAQKLELFNLLVKVGFKQIEVGFPSAAEVEFNFLRTLVEENRIPEDVTIQVLTQAREHLIRRTFESVRGAKQAIIHLYNPTSELQRRVVFKKSKPEIIEIAAQATQLIKELASTMPETKITLEYSPESFSGTEVDFAVEICEAVIDVWKPTPDNKIILNLPETVQLCTPNTYADQIEWFCRRLKQRDLAIVSLHTHNDRGTGVASTELGMMAGAERVEGTLLGNGERTGNVDLVTVALNLYTQGIDPNLDLSNIDEIVDVVERCTNITTHIRHPYVGELVFTAFSGSHQDAISKGMAHYTQSQSEIWEVPYLPMDPTDIGRTYESIIRVNSQSGKGGIAYLLDQEFGFQLPKPMQPEFGQIIQRIADHTGKELKPAEIWHAFFNEYIDAISPLKLQKFRISESSEDEQVTCDAEISIDGNCREITGRGNGPIDALAKALQNELGIAFELTAYYEHALSRSTDAKAAAYIQVRHKGTFAFGVGVDPNISLASGKALLSALNRSLRQDH; encoded by the coding sequence ATGCATAAGCTGCCCTTCTATAAGTACCGACCCTTTACCGCCATCACCTTGCCAGACCGGCAGTGGCCCTCCAGAGTGATTGAGCAAGCCCCACTCTGGTGCTCAGTCGATCTACGCGATGGTAATCAAGCCCTGGTGGTGCCGATGACACTGGCCCAGAAGCTTGAGCTGTTTAACCTGCTGGTGAAGGTCGGGTTCAAACAAATAGAAGTCGGATTCCCCTCAGCCGCAGAGGTCGAGTTCAATTTTCTACGGACTTTGGTCGAAGAGAACCGAATCCCGGAGGATGTCACGATTCAGGTCCTGACCCAAGCGCGTGAGCATTTGATCCGCAGGACGTTTGAATCGGTGCGCGGGGCCAAGCAAGCGATCATTCACCTCTACAATCCAACTTCAGAATTGCAACGGCGCGTTGTTTTCAAAAAGAGCAAGCCAGAGATTATTGAGATCGCAGCCCAAGCGACTCAATTAATTAAAGAATTGGCAAGCACGATGCCCGAAACCAAGATTACTTTGGAGTATTCTCCAGAGAGCTTTTCTGGTACAGAAGTTGACTTCGCCGTCGAAATCTGTGAGGCCGTGATTGATGTTTGGAAGCCTACACCAGACAACAAAATTATCTTGAACTTGCCAGAGACCGTGCAACTCTGCACCCCGAATACCTACGCTGATCAAATCGAGTGGTTCTGCCGACGCCTCAAGCAGCGTGACCTAGCAATTGTTAGCCTGCACACGCACAACGATCGGGGCACAGGCGTGGCCAGTACCGAATTGGGTATGATGGCTGGCGCTGAACGCGTTGAAGGAACCCTGTTAGGCAATGGCGAACGAACCGGCAACGTTGATTTGGTCACGGTAGCGCTCAACCTGTACACACAGGGCATTGATCCGAACTTGGATTTGAGCAATATTGACGAAATTGTTGATGTGGTTGAGCGCTGCACCAATATCACGACTCATATCCGGCATCCCTACGTTGGAGAATTGGTATTTACCGCCTTTTCCGGTTCTCACCAGGATGCAATTAGCAAAGGCATGGCTCACTACACCCAGAGCCAAAGCGAGATTTGGGAGGTTCCCTATCTACCGATGGACCCGACCGATATTGGCCGCACCTATGAGTCGATCATTCGCGTCAATAGCCAATCGGGTAAGGGGGGGATTGCTTATCTATTGGATCAGGAATTCGGCTTCCAATTGCCCAAACCCATGCAGCCTGAGTTTGGTCAAATCATTCAACGCATCGCTGATCACACTGGCAAAGAACTGAAACCCGCTGAGATTTGGCATGCCTTTTTCAATGAGTACATTGATGCGATCTCGCCCCTGAAACTCCAAAAATTCCGAATTTCAGAAAGCAGCGAGGATGAACAGGTCACTTGCGACGCTGAAATCAGCATTGACGGCAATTGCAGAGAGATCACAGGCAGAGGCAATGGACCCATCGATGCTTTGGCCAAAGCATTACAAAATGAGCTAGGCATTGCTTTTGAACTCACAGCTTACTACGAGCACGCTTTAAGTCGGAGTACTGATGCCAAAGCAGCTGCCTATATTCAAGTGCGACATAAAGGGACATTCGCCTTCGGTGTGGGCGTCGATCCCAACATTAGCCTTGCTTCTGGCAAAGCTTTACTGAGTGCGCTGAATCGCTCATTACGGCAAGATCATTAG
- a CDS encoding LysR family transcriptional regulator, whose amino-acid sequence MKHNRSNQLKLSQLRILIAAAEYSSFSEAALQLGMSQSAVSNAIAVLEADLGVVLFSRGRYGAHLTPIGERVISHAQQMMQLQEEIFKDANLARSLQGGQVRISAFRTVSTHILPEVMAQFRQRFPDITLSIIERFDSPSVEEDLRKGRAEIGFADYSMSDEFETWELLRDECLVLFPPNFKLIGSELSWEQLCNYPLIMGPDGDSCDQQVYAHCAALGKSLQVAYQFKADSTIVSMVAQGLGATIIPRLAANPIPDNVQVYSLPVPFFRIIRVATLAGALLPPGVFAFLDLLRNTGKLTKI is encoded by the coding sequence ATGAAGCACAATCGTTCCAATCAGTTGAAGCTATCTCAATTGCGTATTCTGATTGCAGCGGCAGAGTACAGCAGCTTTAGCGAGGCGGCTCTACAGCTAGGGATGTCGCAATCGGCAGTTAGCAATGCTATTGCTGTGCTAGAGGCAGATTTAGGGGTGGTCTTATTCTCGCGCGGTCGCTACGGCGCTCATCTTACACCAATTGGTGAGCGGGTCATTAGCCATGCCCAGCAGATGATGCAACTGCAAGAGGAGATCTTTAAAGATGCGAATCTAGCAAGAAGCTTGCAGGGCGGACAGGTTCGAATTTCAGCTTTTCGCACTGTTTCAACGCATATTTTGCCAGAGGTAATGGCTCAGTTTCGTCAACGCTTTCCTGATATTACCCTCAGTATTATTGAGCGATTTGACTCGCCTAGTGTTGAAGAAGATTTGCGTAAGGGGCGTGCTGAAATTGGTTTTGCTGATTACTCAATGAGTGACGAATTTGAGACTTGGGAACTGTTGCGGGATGAGTGTTTAGTGCTGTTCCCGCCTAACTTTAAACTCATCGGCTCAGAACTCAGTTGGGAGCAGTTGTGCAATTATCCCCTGATTATGGGACCGGATGGCGATAGCTGTGACCAACAGGTTTATGCCCATTGTGCAGCTCTGGGCAAATCTTTACAGGTTGCTTATCAATTCAAAGCCGATTCCACGATCGTGAGTATGGTTGCTCAAGGCTTGGGTGCAACGATTATTCCCCGCCTGGCAGCGAACCCGATTCCAGATAATGTCCAGGTATACAGCTTGCCCGTTCCCTTCTTTAGAATTATTAGGGTAGCTACTCTGGCTGGTGCTCTTCTGCCCCCAGGCGTCTTCGCGTTTTTGGATCTGCTGAGAAATACAGGCAAGCTAACCAAAATATAA
- a CDS encoding LysE family translocator, whose translation MQPPGFLLFLTTATLLIITPGPDMLYVITRGVAQGRRTALLSTLGICSGYVIHTFFAVLGLSALLQSSAAAFEIIRYAGAAYLLYLGIQTLLSKQRLTIASAGANSNKLNRVVWQGIITSVLNPKGILFFIAFLPQFVDPNPSRVGIQLFALGLTFTTLCFLIYGTLGYVAGTLRDRLAGQVILVEMLRYLAGTVLVGLGIRLALSEQK comes from the coding sequence ATGCAACCACCGGGTTTTCTTCTGTTTTTGACGACTGCTACACTGTTGATTATCACACCAGGGCCTGACATGCTTTATGTGATAACCCGTGGAGTTGCGCAGGGACGCAGAACTGCGCTACTTTCCACTCTAGGCATCTGTTCAGGCTATGTTATCCATACGTTTTTTGCTGTGCTTGGGCTCTCTGCCCTCCTACAATCGTCAGCAGCGGCGTTTGAGATTATTCGTTATGCAGGCGCAGCTTATCTGTTGTATCTAGGTATCCAAACCTTACTGAGCAAACAGCGTCTGACCATTGCTTCAGCAGGAGCCAATTCTAATAAGCTCAACCGTGTTGTCTGGCAGGGCATCATTACCAGCGTTTTGAACCCCAAGGGTATTTTGTTCTTCATAGCGTTTCTGCCACAATTTGTGGATCCGAACCCGAGCCGAGTAGGGATACAGTTGTTTGCCCTCGGATTGACTTTTACAACACTGTGCTTCTTGATCTATGGAACACTGGGCTATGTTGCTGGAACTCTGAGAGATCGATTAGCAGGACAAGTAATATTGGTCGAGATGCTTAGGTATCTAGCTGGCACTGTGTTAGTGGGCCTAGGTATACGGCTTGCCCTATCAGAGCAAAAGTGA
- a CDS encoding thioredoxin-like domain-containing protein, which yields MIATPRVRAPELPRNQPWLNTEQPLSLSQLRGRVVLLDFWTYCCINCLHVLPDLKFLEQKYRDALTVIGVHSAKFQNEQEIENIRASILRYDIEHPVLVDNEFRVWQEYAVRAWPTLVLIDPEGYYVAHASGEGNRDALDAAIAQLIAASQERGKLNFQELQLKLEKQSRPLTTPLAFPGKVLADAIGERLFIADSGHHRLVVTSLAGEVLAVIGTGSRGHADGSYEETQFSAPQGMVLDVERQWLYVADTDNHLLRRVDLQAQIVTTIAGTAEQSHQIQPHAGPALSTALNSPWDLELVEGRLFIAMAGPHQIWQMDLERELVSTYAGTGAEACVDGPLTDAAFAQPSGITSNGKELFVADSETSTIRAVELGANPQVRTVCGSGDLFGFDDRDGIGSEVRLQHCLGVEYAQGSLWVADTYNHKIKRVDPATGECQTVAGSSAGLANGERQLAQFREPSGLSFANGKLYIADTNNHAIRCLELTTGKVMTFKIRSLCAPDLCFPEDLNPEE from the coding sequence ATGATTGCTACGCCCCGCGTCAGAGCCCCAGAACTGCCCCGAAATCAACCCTGGCTCAACACTGAGCAGCCCTTATCGCTGTCGCAATTGCGGGGGCGGGTTGTGCTTTTAGATTTCTGGACCTATTGCTGCATCAACTGTTTGCATGTTCTGCCCGATCTCAAATTTTTGGAGCAGAAATATCGAGATGCGCTCACCGTGATTGGGGTCCATTCGGCTAAGTTTCAAAACGAGCAGGAAATCGAAAACATTCGTGCCAGCATTCTGCGCTACGACATTGAACATCCGGTGTTGGTGGATAACGAATTTCGCGTGTGGCAGGAGTATGCAGTTCGGGCTTGGCCCACGCTGGTGCTGATCGACCCCGAGGGCTACTATGTTGCTCACGCTTCTGGCGAGGGCAACCGTGACGCCCTCGATGCTGCTATTGCTCAGCTGATCGCCGCCAGCCAGGAGCGGGGCAAGCTCAACTTCCAGGAGTTGCAGCTCAAACTGGAGAAACAAAGCCGACCGCTTACCACTCCCCTAGCTTTCCCCGGCAAGGTTCTAGCTGATGCGATCGGCGAGAGGTTATTCATCGCAGACTCAGGCCACCACCGCCTGGTCGTCACCAGTCTTGCCGGTGAGGTTCTAGCGGTCATTGGCACTGGTAGCCGAGGCCATGCGGACGGCAGCTATGAAGAAACTCAATTCTCTGCGCCGCAGGGCATGGTTCTAGATGTTGAGCGCCAGTGGCTCTATGTTGCTGATACCGACAATCATCTGCTGCGTCGCGTAGATTTGCAGGCCCAGATCGTGACCACGATTGCCGGAACTGCGGAGCAGAGCCATCAGATCCAGCCCCACGCGGGTCCTGCGCTCTCAACAGCACTGAATTCTCCCTGGGATTTGGAACTAGTCGAGGGACGGCTGTTTATTGCGATGGCTGGCCCTCACCAGATCTGGCAGATGGATCTTGAGCGTGAATTGGTAAGCACCTATGCCGGTACAGGGGCTGAAGCTTGCGTCGATGGTCCGCTCACAGATGCCGCCTTTGCTCAACCGAGTGGCATCACTAGCAACGGCAAAGAGTTGTTTGTTGCTGATAGCGAAACTAGTACCATCCGGGCTGTGGAATTGGGGGCTAATCCCCAGGTGCGGACTGTGTGCGGCAGTGGTGATTTATTTGGCTTTGATGACCGTGACGGCATCGGCAGTGAAGTGCGCTTACAACACTGTTTGGGCGTGGAATATGCTCAGGGATCGCTTTGGGTCGCAGATACCTATAACCACAAAATTAAGCGGGTCGATCCAGCTACTGGTGAGTGTCAAACGGTGGCTGGTTCCTCGGCTGGATTGGCCAATGGTGAACGACAATTGGCTCAATTTAGAGAGCCTTCTGGTCTCAGTTTTGCAAATGGCAAGCTTTATATCGCCGATACCAACAACCATGCGATTCGTTGTCTGGAGTTGACAACTGGTAAGGTCATGACTTTCAAGATTAGGAGCTTGTGCGCGCCTGATCTTTGCTTTCCAGAAGACCTCAATCCTGAAGAGTAA
- a CDS encoding M48 family metallopeptidase: MPASRQNPQQQITAAPNYSIRESSRAKHARLRISARSGLEVIVPVGFDHRRIPELIQQKQTWIQSAFKRLEAQCQVLASEPPAQLPETIELRAIGETWTVEYQPSSNPVLKITEQKIAEQDARRLVVSGAVTSVAGCHRALRDWLTYKAQTHLLPWLRQLSQEQNLPFSTASVRGQKTRWGSCSDRKTISVNYKLLFLPVPLVRYVFVHELCHTIHLNHSAAFWRLVHQREPDCEAIKQELRQSWRYVPSWADTRA, translated from the coding sequence ATGCCAGCCTCTCGCCAAAATCCCCAACAGCAAATAACTGCAGCACCGAACTACAGCATTCGCGAAAGCTCCAGAGCCAAACATGCTCGCTTGAGAATTTCAGCTCGGAGCGGCTTAGAAGTAATTGTGCCGGTAGGCTTTGATCACAGGCGAATTCCAGAACTGATCCAACAGAAGCAGACCTGGATTCAATCCGCCTTCAAGCGGTTAGAAGCGCAGTGTCAAGTTCTAGCCAGCGAACCGCCTGCCCAACTCCCTGAAACCATAGAATTGCGCGCGATTGGTGAAACTTGGACAGTTGAGTATCAACCCAGCTCTAACCCTGTTCTTAAAATCACTGAACAGAAGATTGCAGAACAGGACGCAAGGCGGTTGGTGGTTAGTGGGGCAGTCACTTCAGTTGCTGGATGCCACCGAGCCTTACGGGATTGGTTGACTTACAAAGCTCAAACTCATCTGCTGCCCTGGCTCCGACAACTCAGCCAAGAGCAGAATTTACCTTTCAGCACAGCTTCAGTGAGAGGCCAGAAAACTCGGTGGGGCAGTTGCTCAGATCGCAAAACAATTAGTGTCAACTACAAGCTGCTATTTCTGCCTGTTCCGCTAGTGCGCTACGTTTTTGTCCACGAGTTGTGCCACACTATCCACCTTAATCATTCTGCTGCCTTCTGGAGGCTCGTCCACCAACGAGAACCTGACTGTGAAGCGATCAAGCAGGAGTTGCGTCAGAGTTGGCGCTATGTGCCCAGTTGGGCAGACACTCGAGCTTGA
- a CDS encoding pentapeptide repeat-containing protein: protein MIDLPSAPCSGPSFNAPPAARPIPSMVPYSVEALLSRYEAGERDFQGINLNLADLSGMNLQGVNLQDARLIKANLTGANLSGADLGGAILRGACLRFARLSNACLNRALLSGADLRFARLDYASLVAADLITTDLSGANLSNADLSNADLRYASLWFSALRGVRLEGADLKGARLRFTFLSPSLS from the coding sequence ATGATCGACCTACCGTCTGCTCCCTGCTCTGGACCTAGTTTCAACGCTCCCCCCGCCGCTCGTCCTATCCCCAGCATGGTTCCTTATTCAGTTGAGGCTTTGCTAAGCCGGTACGAAGCCGGAGAACGTGATTTTCAAGGCATTAATCTCAACCTGGCGGATTTGTCGGGTATGAATTTGCAGGGGGTGAACTTGCAGGATGCTCGCTTAATCAAGGCCAATCTGACTGGGGCTAACCTTAGTGGTGCTGACCTGGGCGGCGCGATTTTGCGCGGAGCCTGTTTACGCTTTGCCCGCCTCAGCAACGCCTGCCTGAACCGGGCTCTGTTGAGCGGTGCCGATCTGCGCTTTGCCCGCCTTGACTATGCCAGTCTGGTTGCAGCCGATCTGATTACTACGGATCTCTCGGGTGCTAACCTTAGCAATGCCGATCTCAGCAATGCTGACCTTCGCTACGCTTCACTCTGGTTTTCGGCTCTGCGAGGGGTCCGGTTAGAAGGGGCTGATCTCAAGGGCGCTCGGCTGCGCTTTACCTTCCTGAGCCCCAGTCTCTCTTGA
- a CDS encoding histidine phosphatase family protein: MQTRLILIRHAEAEGNPEGRMLGCVETELTPYGFHQARLLQQQLQDQALQPACLYTSPQKRALQTAQWVAPAVPSQICPELRELDQGIFTGLTWAEASQRYPELCARLEQNVDWLPIEGAETPQSARKRAEQFVQKILQVPLPSPVLIVTHGGLLSHLLSALLGSTRTWGFNVATTARFDLTLDWERWLNAEATSRFNSTLWRIERFNDTSHLKLTLAKA; the protein is encoded by the coding sequence ATGCAGACGCGACTGATCCTGATTCGTCATGCAGAGGCAGAAGGCAATCCAGAGGGCCGGATGCTGGGCTGCGTCGAGACTGAACTGACGCCCTATGGCTTTCACCAAGCCCGCCTACTGCAACAGCAGCTCCAAGATCAGGCTCTGCAACCCGCTTGCCTGTATACCAGTCCACAAAAACGCGCCCTCCAGACTGCTCAATGGGTGGCACCGGCAGTGCCCTCCCAAATCTGTCCAGAGTTGAGGGAGTTAGATCAGGGCATTTTTACCGGTCTAACCTGGGCTGAAGCTAGCCAGCGTTACCCGGAGTTGTGCGCACGCTTAGAGCAGAATGTCGATTGGCTGCCGATCGAGGGGGCAGAGACACCGCAGTCAGCCCGCAAGCGTGCAGAACAGTTTGTGCAGAAAATTTTGCAGGTTCCTTTGCCGAGTCCGGTGCTCATCGTGACACACGGCGGCCTACTGTCTCATCTATTGTCAGCCTTGCTGGGTTCGACCCGTACCTGGGGCTTTAACGTAGCGACTACGGCTCGGTTCGACTTAACGCTGGACTGGGAACGCTGGCTAAACGCTGAAGCAACGTCCCGTTTTAACAGTACGCTGTGGCGAATAGAACGCTTTAACGATACGTCTCATTTAAAACTCACTCTAGCTAAGGCTTAA
- a CDS encoding YciI family protein — MPKYVLWGSYCDNVVEKRAPYRQAHLDNLQKLKEAGYLVTIGPTQDLRKVFGIYEAKDTETVKAWVEADPYWQNGIWTEYEIHEWIQAL; from the coding sequence GTGCCCAAGTACGTTCTCTGGGGTTCGTATTGCGACAATGTCGTGGAAAAGCGAGCCCCTTACCGTCAAGCTCATCTAGACAATCTTCAGAAACTGAAGGAGGCAGGTTACCTCGTCACCATCGGTCCAACCCAAGACTTGCGCAAGGTGTTTGGCATCTACGAAGCGAAAGACACCGAAACTGTTAAGGCATGGGTGGAAGCTGATCCCTATTGGCAGAACGGCATCTGGACTGAGTATGAGATCCACGAGTGGATTCAAGCTTTGTGA